The Mesorhizobium sp. B2-8-5 genome segment GCATGACCTATTACATGCTTGGCAACAGCGGGTTGCGCGTCAGCCGGCTGGCTCTCGGCACCATGACCTTCGGCACCGAATGGGGCTGGGGTGCTGACAGGGACACTGCCCGCGCGATGTTCGACGCCTATGTCGAAGCGGGCGGCAACTTCTTCGACACCGCTGATCTCTACACCGGCGGCACCGCCGAGACCTGGCTCGGCGAGTTCGTCGCCGAGCGCGGCCTGCGCGACAGGGCAGTGATTGCCACCAAATTCACCTTCAACTCGGAACCGGGCAATCCGAATGCCGGCGGCAATGGCCGCAAGAACATCATGCGGGCCGTCGAAGCCTCGCTGAAACGGCTCGGCACCGACTATATCGACCTTTACCTTCTGCATGTCTGGGACAGGATCACCCCGGCCGAGGAGGTGCTGCGCACGCTTGACGACCTCGTTCGCGCCGGTAAGGTGCGCCATATCGGCCTCTCCGACGTGCCGGCCTGGTATGCCGGCCGCGCCCAGGCGATCGCGGAACTGCGCGGCTACGAACCGGTCTCGGCACTGCAGCTCGAATATTCGCTGGCAGAACGCACGATCGAACATGAATATGTGCCCTTTGCCACCCGTCACGGCGCCGGCATCATGGTGTGGAGCCCTCTGGCCAGCGGCCTGCTGAGCGGAAAATA includes the following:
- a CDS encoding aldo/keto reductase: MSMTYYMLGNSGLRVSRLALGTMTFGTEWGWGADRDTARAMFDAYVEAGGNFFDTADLYTGGTAETWLGEFVAERGLRDRAVIATKFTFNSEPGNPNAGGNGRKNIMRAVEASLKRLGTDYIDLYLLHVWDRITPAEEVLRTLDDLVRAGKVRHIGLSDVPAWYAGRAQAIAELRGYEPVSALQLEYSLAERTIEHEYVPFATRHGAGIMVWSPLASGLLSGKYKPTQDGNAGRLDGFRNTTHPGFQKFSDRNWAIVAELEKVAAELGRSMAQVALNWAATQPGIASVILGATKLAQLEDNLGALDFSIPAELRARLEKVSATRAPFPHSYFGSEIQVRVTGGAVTGDKPAGYSPAVMIEGEAVSISSN